From Trueperella pecoris, a single genomic window includes:
- a CDS encoding Crp/Fnr family transcriptional regulator: MESNILANVELFKELGDDERDALLDLMSETSLKRGESLFHEGDAGDRLYVIVEGKVKLSHTSDDGRENLIAILGPGEIIGELTLFDLGARSSTVTAIAPSKFLYLSHKDMMNYIDEHPKMAKGMLRELATRLRNTNDQMADLVFSDVPGRVAKALLDLAERFGERTPEGIYVAHDLTQEELAHLVGASRETVNKSLADFTARGWIRLEGRAVLLIQVGRLQRRAH, encoded by the coding sequence ATGGAATCCAACATCCTTGCCAACGTTGAACTTTTCAAGGAGCTCGGTGACGACGAACGTGACGCCCTCCTCGACCTCATGTCGGAGACCAGCCTCAAGCGCGGTGAGTCCCTCTTCCATGAGGGTGACGCCGGAGACCGCCTTTACGTCATCGTCGAAGGCAAGGTCAAGCTCTCCCACACCTCCGACGACGGCCGCGAAAACCTCATCGCCATCCTCGGCCCCGGCGAAATCATCGGCGAGCTGACGCTCTTCGACCTCGGCGCCCGGTCCTCTACCGTCACCGCGATCGCCCCCTCGAAGTTCCTCTACCTGTCCCACAAGGACATGATGAATTACATCGACGAGCATCCGAAGATGGCCAAGGGCATGCTTCGCGAACTCGCCACCCGCCTGCGCAACACCAACGACCAGATGGCCGACCTCGTCTTCTCCGACGTCCCCGGCCGCGTCGCCAAGGCCCTCCTCGACCTCGCCGAGCGCTTCGGCGAGCGCACCCCCGAGGGCATCTACGTCGCACACGACCTCACCCAGGAAGAGCTCGCCCACCTCGTTGGTGCGTCGCGCGAGACTGTCAACAAGTCACTGGCTGACTTCACCGCCCGTGGCTGGATCCGTTTGGAGGGGCGCGCCGTGTTGCTCATCCAGGTTGGCCGCCTGCAGCGCCGCGCACACTAG
- a CDS encoding alpha-amylase family protein — MLEHAIWWQVYPLGALGAPIRWGWKDDGQAHRLCNLEPWLDYVVELGCNGILFGPLFESTTHGYDTTDHLKIDRRLGTNEDFDWLIAECQRRGLHVILDGVFNHLGVQHPLTLAAQRGEPSPVIMAADGYPQHWEGHLDLAELDHNVPATEDLVVEAMEFWLARGIAGWRLDVAYSVPNDFWARVTQRVRADYPGAVFLGEIIHGDYLGLIDEGHLDTVTQYELWKGIWSSLKDRNLWELAHALERHNEFSAHHRMQIFVGNHDVDRIASVVGDDGAAIAASILFSLPGIPSIYQGDEQAFRGVKGEGASSDDQIRAPLPASPAELTEFGWWMYRHYQALVAARRRHPWLVDARVEVLEKANEQLTYRVSGRGDGSLTVQIDLVAPSIRLEFDDGDLVEYRP, encoded by the coding sequence GTGCTAGAACATGCGATCTGGTGGCAGGTTTACCCGTTGGGCGCATTGGGCGCCCCGATCCGCTGGGGGTGGAAGGACGACGGGCAAGCCCATCGCCTGTGCAACCTGGAGCCGTGGCTCGATTATGTCGTGGAGCTGGGTTGCAATGGCATCCTGTTCGGCCCGTTGTTCGAATCGACCACGCATGGCTATGACACGACGGATCACCTGAAGATCGATCGTCGCCTCGGCACGAATGAGGACTTCGATTGGCTCATCGCCGAGTGTCAGCGCCGTGGTCTCCACGTGATCCTAGACGGCGTTTTCAATCACCTGGGCGTCCAGCATCCGCTCACGCTCGCGGCGCAGCGCGGCGAACCGTCGCCGGTGATCATGGCCGCAGACGGCTACCCCCAGCACTGGGAGGGCCACCTTGACCTGGCCGAACTGGATCACAACGTCCCCGCCACGGAGGATCTTGTGGTGGAGGCGATGGAGTTCTGGCTGGCGCGTGGCATCGCTGGGTGGCGCCTGGACGTGGCGTATTCGGTGCCGAATGATTTCTGGGCGCGCGTGACGCAGCGCGTTCGCGCCGATTACCCCGGGGCGGTCTTCCTCGGCGAAATTATTCACGGCGACTATCTTGGCCTGATCGATGAGGGCCACCTCGACACGGTCACGCAGTACGAGTTGTGGAAGGGCATTTGGTCGTCGCTCAAGGACCGCAACCTGTGGGAGCTTGCCCACGCCCTCGAGCGGCATAACGAGTTTTCGGCGCACCACCGTATGCAAATTTTCGTAGGGAATCACGACGTCGATCGGATTGCCTCGGTCGTCGGCGACGACGGCGCCGCGATCGCCGCCTCCATCCTCTTCTCGCTGCCGGGTATCCCGTCGATATATCAGGGTGATGAGCAGGCATTTCGCGGCGTGAAGGGCGAGGGCGCCTCGAGCGATGATCAAATCCGCGCGCCCCTACCCGCCTCCCCCGCCGAGCTGACGGAGTTCGGTTGGTGGATGTATCGCCACTATCAGGCGCTGGTGGCGGCACGGCGTCGTCATCCGTGGTTGGTCGACGCCCGGGTCGAGGTGCTGGAGAAAGCCAACGAGCAGCTAACGTACCGCGTCAGCGGGCGCGGGGACGGCTCCCTCACGGTTCAGATTGATCTGGTCGCACCGTCGATTCGCCTCGAGTTCGACGACGGCGACCTGGTCGAGTATCGTCCCTGA
- a CDS encoding YccF domain-containing protein encodes MSILLNVIWLIFGGIPLFLWYVIVGLISFIFIVTIPAGVACLRIAGYVLWPFGRHVVDKPGAGAGSGLMNVVWFLVAGLWLAVGHVLTAAGLALTIIGIPLAIANLKLVPVTCFPFGKRVLTR; translated from the coding sequence ATGAGCATTTTGCTCAACGTCATCTGGCTCATCTTCGGCGGCATCCCGCTCTTCCTCTGGTACGTGATCGTTGGCCTGATCAGCTTCATCTTTATCGTGACGATCCCCGCCGGCGTTGCGTGCCTGCGCATCGCGGGATACGTGCTGTGGCCGTTTGGCCGCCACGTGGTTGACAAGCCCGGCGCGGGCGCTGGCTCGGGGTTGATGAACGTGGTGTGGTTCCTCGTCGCAGGCTTGTGGCTCGCCGTCGGGCACGTGCTCACCGCGGCTGGGCTTGCGTTGACGATCATCGGCATTCCGCTGGCGATCGCCAACCTCAAACTCGTCCCCGTCACCTGCTTCCCCTTCGGCAAGCGAGTCCTCACGCGTTAG
- the nth gene encoding endonuclease III: protein MTTMTPGSPEQVSLILSHLAQLYPDATCELNYTNSFELLVATVLSAQTTDVRVNQVTPALFARFPDPVVLAGASLAELEEIVRPLGFFRAKAKSLSGLARALVEVHDAVVPATLKELVALPGVGRKTANVVLGNAFGVPGITVDTHVGRLTRRWGWTEQTDPVKAERELMGVMPEENWTIDCHRIIYHGRRVCHSRSPECGACVLADVCPSAG, encoded by the coding sequence ATGACGACGATGACGCCGGGTTCGCCGGAGCAGGTGTCGCTGATCTTGTCTCACCTTGCGCAACTATACCCTGATGCGACGTGCGAGTTGAATTACACCAACTCGTTTGAGCTGTTGGTGGCAACGGTATTGTCGGCGCAGACGACTGACGTGCGCGTCAACCAGGTGACGCCCGCGCTGTTTGCTCGTTTCCCTGACCCGGTTGTGCTTGCTGGTGCGTCTTTGGCTGAGTTGGAGGAGATCGTGCGCCCACTGGGTTTCTTCCGGGCGAAGGCGAAGTCGTTGTCCGGCCTGGCGCGGGCGCTGGTGGAGGTTCACGACGCCGTCGTGCCCGCTACCCTCAAAGAGCTAGTTGCGTTGCCCGGGGTCGGGCGTAAGACGGCGAATGTGGTTTTGGGTAATGCGTTTGGTGTGCCGGGCATTACGGTTGATACGCATGTCGGCCGGCTGACGCGGCGGTGGGGGTGGACGGAGCAGACCGACCCGGTCAAGGCCGAGCGCGAGCTCATGGGCGTGATGCCGGAGGAGAATTGGACGATTGACTGCCACCGGATCATCTACCATGGCCGGCGCGTGTGCCATTCCCGTTCCCCCGAGTGCGGGGCGTGTGTGCTGGCGGACGTGTGTCCGTCGGCGGGTTAG
- a CDS encoding RidA family protein has translation MLVSDRLAELGIELPAVAAPVAAYIPAQRIGNEVRTSGQLPFVDGQLTTGKVGSRVTPEIANSLAAQCALNALAAAADAVGGVDRLVGVSHVTGFVASSPEFTGQPGVVNGASELLGKIFGEAGAHTRSAVGVAVLPLDAPVEVEVTFIAE, from the coding sequence ATGTTGGTTTCAGATCGCCTCGCCGAGCTTGGCATCGAGCTTCCGGCCGTCGCCGCGCCCGTGGCGGCATACATTCCCGCCCAGCGGATCGGCAACGAGGTGCGCACCTCCGGCCAGCTTCCGTTTGTTGACGGCCAGCTCACGACTGGCAAGGTCGGTTCGCGCGTCACTCCCGAAATCGCGAACTCGCTTGCTGCGCAGTGCGCGCTCAACGCATTGGCGGCCGCCGCGGATGCCGTTGGTGGCGTTGACCGCCTTGTGGGAGTTTCACATGTGACCGGGTTTGTGGCGTCTTCGCCCGAATTCACTGGTCAGCCGGGGGTTGTCAACGGGGCCTCGGAACTGTTGGGAAAGATCTTTGGAGAGGCGGGTGCGCACACTCGCTCCGCCGTGGGTGTGGCGGTTCTTCCGCTCGATGCCCCCGTTGAAGTGGAAGTCACGTTTATCGCCGAATAG
- a CDS encoding TadA family conjugal transfer-associated ATPase, producing the protein MTLTAQQLAGIRRRLAAGENLRGALAAVPGAIFTSDVAAVDMQVRREIVGAGPVLAPLLEDADVTDVVVNGTAVWVDRGRGMEPVGEGLESEEAARALAVRLAASCGQRLDDASPIVDGTFPSGVRLHAVIPPLSAEGTLISLRTHRARVFTLDELQAGGAVVDVIGRVVRELVAQRANVLVSGATGAGKTTFLNAMLSLIGPEQRILIIEESAELRPAHPHVVHLQVRKANVQGAGEVTMSDLVRAAMRMRPDRIVLGECRGAEVRDVLGALNTGHEGGWATIHANSTADIPARLVALGALAGMSEATVAAQAAAGLDAAIHVRREGGHRFVSEISVFERRGGELFAPVAMRVRGAVGAGRAGCEGPAGSGGPHSGEVALGAGWPALAERLGLPVEPGPDGWGGSAGRGAQ; encoded by the coding sequence ATGACGCTCACCGCCCAGCAGCTGGCGGGAATACGGCGCCGGCTCGCCGCCGGGGAAAACCTGCGCGGGGCGCTCGCGGCTGTTCCCGGGGCGATCTTCACCTCCGACGTGGCGGCGGTGGACATGCAGGTGCGGCGCGAAATAGTCGGCGCCGGGCCCGTGTTGGCGCCGCTGTTGGAGGACGCGGACGTCACCGACGTCGTTGTGAATGGGACGGCCGTGTGGGTGGATCGCGGGCGCGGGATGGAGCCCGTCGGGGAGGGGCTCGAGAGTGAGGAGGCCGCGCGTGCGCTGGCGGTGCGGTTGGCGGCGTCGTGCGGGCAGCGGCTGGACGACGCGAGCCCGATCGTAGACGGCACCTTTCCGTCGGGGGTGCGGCTGCACGCGGTGATCCCACCGCTGTCGGCCGAGGGGACGCTCATTTCGCTACGCACGCATCGCGCCCGCGTGTTCACGCTCGATGAGCTGCAGGCGGGAGGGGCTGTGGTAGACGTGATTGGGCGGGTCGTGCGCGAGCTCGTGGCGCAGCGAGCGAACGTGCTGGTCTCGGGGGCAACGGGCGCCGGGAAAACCACATTTCTCAACGCGATGCTCTCCCTCATCGGGCCGGAGCAACGGATTTTGATTATCGAGGAGTCGGCGGAGCTGAGGCCTGCCCACCCGCACGTCGTGCACCTGCAGGTGCGCAAGGCCAACGTGCAGGGCGCAGGCGAAGTCACCATGAGCGACCTCGTGCGCGCCGCCATGCGCATGCGCCCGGACCGCATCGTGCTCGGCGAATGCCGAGGGGCCGAGGTGCGCGACGTCCTCGGTGCCCTCAACACTGGCCACGAGGGCGGGTGGGCCACCATTCACGCCAACTCGACTGCCGACATTCCCGCCCGGCTCGTCGCCCTCGGCGCCCTTGCTGGGATGAGCGAGGCGACCGTGGCCGCGCAGGCCGCGGCCGGCCTTGACGCCGCCATCCACGTGCGGCGCGAAGGCGGGCACCGATTCGTTTCCGAGATTTCCGTATTTGAACGGCGGGGTGGGGAACTGTTTGCGCCCGTTGCCATGCGGGTGAGAGGGGCTGTTGGTGCGGGTCGCGCTGGGTGTGAAGGGCCTGCCGGAAGTGGCGGCCCTCATAGCGGGGAAGTCGCCCTCGGTGCCGGTTGGCCGGCCCTAGCCGAGCGCCTCGGCCTGCCCGTCGAGCCTGGCCCGGATGGGTGGGGTGGCTCGGCTGGGCGGGGCGCGCAATGA
- a CDS encoding metallophosphoesterase translates to MRKTIAALAGGASVLAVGLGSLAYGLIHSHSYRLRRRSVLLPSRDAKPLRILHISDAHTLARHTKRLAFLRDLADTKPDLVVLTGDMIAQAEAIAPVLDALDGLLDVPGVFVFGSNDYVAPTFKNPFRYLRGPSSKQVDDADRARVTPLPWRDMRAAFKARGWVDLTNTRATMRVAGWDLDFVGVDDAHMGLDRFPPPAARGVGSDAEAGGAAGGGAGLAGLAGNGGGASSGWEREAATVEGAQARPYARIGVTHAPYQRVLSRMVDDGCSLIFAGHTHGGQVCLPPHNAIVSNCDLDPALASGLFEWPRNEQSAPAIKGDGAVIAKDEPRAAWVQVSAGIGSSTYMPVRTFCPPEAIIIDAIPLAGAHA, encoded by the coding sequence ATGCGCAAAACTATCGCCGCACTCGCAGGAGGCGCGAGCGTGCTGGCCGTGGGCCTGGGGTCGCTGGCCTACGGGCTGATTCACTCGCACAGCTACAGGTTGCGCCGCCGTTCTGTGCTGTTACCCAGCAGGGACGCGAAGCCGCTACGCATTCTCCATATCTCGGACGCCCACACGCTCGCGCGGCACACGAAGCGGCTCGCCTTCCTGCGCGACCTTGCAGATACCAAGCCGGACCTCGTCGTGCTCACCGGCGACATGATCGCCCAAGCCGAGGCCATCGCCCCCGTGCTCGACGCCCTCGACGGGCTGCTTGACGTCCCAGGCGTCTTCGTGTTCGGCTCGAACGACTACGTCGCGCCCACGTTCAAAAATCCGTTCCGGTACCTGCGCGGGCCATCCAGCAAGCAGGTCGACGACGCCGACCGGGCGCGCGTCACCCCCCTTCCGTGGCGCGACATGCGGGCCGCGTTCAAGGCGCGCGGCTGGGTGGATCTGACGAACACGCGGGCCACCATGCGCGTGGCCGGTTGGGACTTGGACTTCGTCGGCGTTGATGACGCCCACATGGGGCTCGACCGTTTTCCGCCGCCCGCGGCGCGCGGTGTCGGGAGCGACGCCGAGGCCGGGGGCGCGGCTGGTGGCGGTGCCGGTCTGGCCGGGCTCGCGGGAAATGGCGGCGGGGCGTCGTCAGGCTGGGAGCGCGAAGCGGCCACTGTCGAAGGTGCACAGGCGCGGCCGTATGCGCGCATCGGCGTCACGCATGCGCCATACCAGCGCGTGTTGTCGCGCATGGTCGACGACGGCTGTTCCCTCATTTTCGCCGGTCACACACATGGTGGCCAGGTGTGCCTGCCGCCGCACAACGCGATCGTGTCGAATTGCGACCTGGATCCGGCGTTGGCGTCGGGGCTTTTTGAGTGGCCAAGGAATGAGCAATCCGCGCCCGCCATCAAGGGCGACGGCGCGGTGATCGCCAAGGATGAGCCGCGCGCCGCGTGGGTGCAGGTTTCGGCTGGCATCGGGTCGTCAACGTACATGCCCGTGCGAACCTTCTGTCCGCCCGAGGCCATCATCATCGATGCAATTCCGCTCGCCGGCGCGCATGCCTGA
- a CDS encoding alpha/beta fold hydrolase: MPADTTCVTLPGPWRHEKIQANGAQFHAAVAGSHTPDKPLVLLVHGFPQYWWAWRNQIAPLTEAGYHVVAIDQRGIGGSDKTPGAEDGLTLASDLIAVVRALGVRKAVVVGHGRGGALAWSAVSMEQDLFAGLVTISSPHPRTLHRIGTHVTLRTWRYVLRSMLSPHSRYGLASGESISALLSEWSAPGNDGASSQTDIYTQALELPGAAKVSLDQLRWTWRAQQSPSGRAYLRESANTIHIPVLAIRGDSDPLLPDRAWHKDLEFAAGPYRKVRVPGAGHFVAEEQPEVTTRLLLDFLADITI, translated from the coding sequence ATGCCAGCCGACACCACCTGCGTCACGCTTCCCGGCCCCTGGCGTCACGAAAAGATCCAGGCCAACGGCGCGCAATTCCACGCCGCCGTGGCCGGATCCCACACCCCCGACAAGCCGCTCGTCCTACTCGTGCACGGCTTCCCCCAATACTGGTGGGCGTGGCGCAACCAAATCGCGCCACTGACCGAGGCCGGCTATCACGTGGTGGCCATCGACCAGCGCGGCATCGGCGGCTCCGACAAGACCCCCGGCGCCGAAGACGGCCTGACCCTCGCCTCCGACCTCATCGCCGTCGTGCGGGCGCTCGGGGTGCGCAAGGCCGTCGTCGTTGGCCATGGGCGCGGCGGGGCCCTCGCTTGGAGCGCCGTCTCCATGGAACAAGACCTCTTCGCCGGGCTCGTCACCATCTCCTCCCCGCACCCGCGCACGCTGCACCGCATCGGCACTCACGTCACGCTACGTACCTGGCGTTACGTGCTACGCTCCATGCTTTCCCCGCATTCGCGCTACGGCCTTGCCAGCGGCGAGTCGATCAGCGCCCTCCTGTCCGAGTGGTCGGCACCCGGCAACGACGGCGCCTCCAGCCAAACCGACATCTACACCCAAGCGCTCGAGTTGCCCGGGGCTGCCAAAGTCTCCCTCGACCAACTCCGCTGGACCTGGCGCGCCCAACAAAGCCCCTCCGGCCGGGCCTACCTGCGCGAATCGGCCAACACGATCCACATTCCCGTCCTCGCCATTCGCGGCGACTCCGACCCACTCCTCCCCGACCGCGCCTGGCACAAGGACCTCGAGTTCGCCGCCGGCCCCTACCGCAAGGTTCGCGTTCCCGGCGCCGGACACTTCGTCGCCGAAGAGCAGCCCGAGGTCACCACGCGCCTCCTGCTCGACTTCCTCGCTGACATCACGATCTAG
- a CDS encoding WhiB family transcriptional regulator, which yields MTQVYEDQTWAVQALCADSDPDALFVRGSAQADARQMCFSCPVRIECLADALDSQMVFGVWGGMTERERRALVRRFPNVTDWWEYLTQSNDGLASELRAGRIPRLSRRPAAR from the coding sequence ATGACCCAAGTTTACGAGGATCAGACATGGGCAGTGCAGGCTCTCTGTGCTGATTCCGATCCAGATGCTCTTTTCGTTCGGGGCTCGGCCCAGGCAGACGCGCGTCAAATGTGTTTCTCCTGCCCAGTGCGTATCGAATGTCTTGCGGATGCCCTAGATTCGCAGATGGTTTTCGGTGTGTGGGGCGGAATGACGGAGCGCGAGCGCCGCGCTCTGGTTCGGCGGTTCCCGAACGTGACGGATTGGTGGGAGTACCTCACGCAGTCGAATGACGGGCTCGCGAGTGAGCTCCGCGCCGGCCGCATTCCGCGTCTTTCGCGTCGTCCCGCTGCGCGATAG
- a CDS encoding penicillin-binding protein, which produces MTIRQLIVALLSFFLLTGIGGGILAAAALPIAATTGTVANAGTRVFDDLPTDIDFTKPSEQSVILASDGSRLATFFAENRIVVASDQISPLIKQAAVAIEDERFYSHHGIDAQGLIGAALNNFTGGRLAGGSTITQQYVKNAIIEEGRVLGDASVIASATKRSISRKLNEARYAIAVENKLSKDEILTGYLNLAQFGPSQWGVEAAARYFFGVSAKDVSLPQAAMIAGITQAPGKWNPVTAPEQAKKRRDTVLGQMYKLDMITREELEAAVAVPIADMLNVTNVPNGCAEAGISAYFCEWAVKDALNDPALGKTREERTQALYRGGIVIHTTIDPTEQKAAFDAVVNSIPVDDPSSINLALSSIEPGTGHIRAMVQNTAYGNPTAERPNDMTLNLNAGMNMGGGSGFQAGSTFKLFALMEWLNEGHSLMDRVNGAPMKFQPGSWKISCAPGARPGEAWGPGTLEGLSTGTMTVLEATKKSVNPAFAQMANKMDLCKIMDMASKLGVERGRIALDGDKEFEQVVNLGLPNEKGQPLPLVPNPAAIIGTNPVTPLSMASAMATIAADGNRCEPQSYTKIEDSKGNVLSERKPQCRQVIEADLARQTTTALQAVVSPGATGARAMLAGGRPAAGKTGTANSDTNAWFVGYTPQLATAIWQGHHEGYVSMFDSVIKGVYHKEVFGGLYPAMTFKAFMDAALADEPVIPFKKPTKSIRPASRTDLTEPDAAESPDANNAKAAAPALVGKSQQEAQDAALVAGFGYVTRAERSDQPAGTVLRQVPAPGEPATPGQRIEIWISAGN; this is translated from the coding sequence ATGACCATTCGACAGCTCATCGTTGCACTCTTGAGCTTCTTTTTGCTGACCGGAATTGGCGGCGGCATCCTTGCCGCTGCCGCTTTGCCGATCGCAGCAACGACGGGCACTGTTGCCAACGCGGGCACCCGCGTCTTTGACGATTTGCCGACTGACATCGACTTCACCAAGCCTTCCGAACAGTCAGTCATCCTCGCCTCCGACGGCAGCCGCTTGGCAACGTTCTTTGCGGAGAACCGCATCGTCGTCGCTTCGGATCAGATTTCGCCGCTCATCAAGCAGGCCGCCGTCGCCATTGAGGACGAGCGTTTTTACTCCCACCACGGCATTGACGCCCAGGGCCTGATCGGCGCGGCGCTCAACAACTTCACGGGCGGACGCCTCGCAGGCGGTTCCACCATCACCCAGCAGTACGTGAAGAACGCCATCATCGAAGAGGGCCGGGTACTTGGGGACGCCTCGGTCATCGCGTCGGCCACCAAGCGATCCATCTCACGCAAGCTCAACGAGGCACGCTACGCGATCGCCGTCGAGAACAAGCTCTCCAAAGACGAGATCCTCACCGGCTACCTCAACCTTGCCCAGTTCGGGCCGTCGCAGTGGGGCGTGGAGGCCGCGGCGCGCTACTTCTTCGGCGTGTCAGCCAAGGACGTTTCGCTCCCGCAGGCGGCCATGATCGCGGGCATCACGCAGGCGCCCGGAAAGTGGAATCCCGTCACTGCCCCCGAGCAGGCCAAGAAGCGCCGCGACACGGTGCTGGGCCAGATGTACAAGCTCGACATGATCACCCGCGAGGAGCTGGAGGCCGCCGTCGCCGTCCCGATCGCGGACATGCTCAACGTCACCAACGTCCCCAATGGTTGCGCAGAAGCCGGCATCTCCGCCTACTTCTGCGAGTGGGCCGTCAAGGACGCCCTCAACGACCCCGCCCTGGGTAAGACGCGCGAAGAACGCACGCAGGCTCTCTACCGTGGCGGCATCGTCATCCACACCACCATTGACCCGACTGAGCAAAAAGCGGCGTTCGACGCCGTCGTGAACTCGATCCCCGTTGACGATCCTTCCTCGATCAACCTGGCACTATCCTCGATCGAGCCCGGAACCGGCCACATCCGCGCCATGGTGCAAAACACTGCCTACGGCAACCCCACGGCGGAACGCCCCAACGACATGACGCTCAACCTTAACGCCGGCATGAACATGGGTGGCGGCTCGGGCTTCCAAGCCGGTTCAACATTTAAGCTCTTCGCACTCATGGAATGGCTTAACGAGGGGCACAGTCTGATGGATCGCGTCAATGGCGCGCCCATGAAGTTCCAGCCCGGCTCGTGGAAGATCAGTTGCGCCCCCGGCGCGCGCCCCGGCGAGGCGTGGGGCCCGGGCACGCTCGAAGGCCTGAGCACGGGCACGATGACCGTTCTTGAGGCGACGAAGAAGTCCGTCAACCCGGCGTTTGCCCAGATGGCGAACAAGATGGACCTGTGCAAGATTATGGACATGGCCTCCAAACTCGGCGTCGAGCGCGGCCGCATCGCCCTCGACGGCGATAAGGAATTCGAACAGGTCGTCAACCTTGGCCTGCCCAACGAGAAGGGCCAGCCCCTCCCGCTCGTCCCCAACCCGGCAGCCATCATCGGAACCAACCCGGTGACCCCGCTGTCGATGGCATCGGCCATGGCGACCATCGCCGCTGACGGCAACCGCTGCGAGCCGCAGTCCTACACCAAGATCGAGGACTCGAAGGGCAACGTCCTGTCCGAGCGCAAGCCGCAGTGCCGGCAAGTGATCGAAGCCGACCTCGCCCGTCAGACGACGACGGCGCTACAGGCCGTCGTCTCCCCCGGCGCCACGGGTGCGCGCGCAATGTTGGCCGGTGGCCGCCCGGCAGCCGGCAAGACCGGAACCGCGAATTCGGACACTAACGCCTGGTTCGTGGGCTACACCCCGCAGCTGGCCACCGCCATCTGGCAGGGCCACCACGAGGGTTACGTGTCGATGTTCGATTCCGTCATCAAGGGCGTCTACCACAAGGAAGTCTTCGGCGGCCTTTACCCCGCCATGACGTTCAAGGCTTTCATGGACGCCGCCCTCGCCGACGAGCCGGTCATCCCCTTCAAGAAGCCAACCAAGAGCATACGCCCAGCATCGCGCACCGACCTTACCGAGCCCGACGCCGCCGAGTCACCCGACGCGAACAACGCCAAAGCGGCCGCCCCGGCGCTCGTCGGCAAATCGCAACAGGAAGCTCAGGATGCGGCGCTCGTCGCGGGCTTTGGCTACGTCACTCGGGCCGAGCGCTCCGACCAGCCGGCCGGCACGGTATTGCGTCAGGTGCCCGCACCCGGCGAGCCCGCCACCCCGGGCCAACGTATCGAGATCTGGATTTCGGCCGGGAACTAG
- a CDS encoding helix-turn-helix transcriptional regulator — protein sequence MPQNRAPVTAGAIYAAIASLSPAQQTMLTEISKHAEPVTVTELADALTLHPNSVRTTLDSLIEVRLIDRQVIKSGGRGRPSWGYFTLAPDTQTYASTQLVELTTLFCDTLRENFEDPEEQARKIGHTWGDKIVEQINGESCIDPSIQADIDIDARISQMRVLFTSLGTSAAINKDDSHVIDLHSCPFVNRAGTVDPLICHMHAGFINSVMECACGLRAEGELSPMREPGVCQISIREGVNA from the coding sequence ATGCCACAGAACCGGGCGCCCGTGACCGCAGGCGCAATTTATGCCGCCATTGCCTCTCTATCTCCCGCACAGCAGACGATGCTCACCGAGATCTCCAAACATGCCGAGCCCGTCACCGTCACCGAATTGGCTGACGCCCTCACGCTTCATCCCAACTCCGTACGCACCACCCTCGATTCGCTCATCGAGGTGCGCCTCATCGATCGCCAGGTGATCAAGAGCGGCGGCCGCGGCCGCCCGTCGTGGGGATACTTCACGCTCGCGCCGGATACACAGACGTACGCGTCCACCCAGCTCGTCGAACTCACCACGCTTTTCTGTGACACGCTGCGCGAGAATTTCGAGGATCCCGAAGAGCAGGCCCGGAAGATCGGCCACACGTGGGGAGACAAGATCGTCGAACAGATCAACGGCGAATCCTGCATCGACCCCAGCATTCAGGCCGACATCGACATCGACGCCCGCATCTCGCAAATGCGCGTCCTGTTCACCTCGCTGGGCACCTCGGCGGCGATCAACAAGGATGATTCGCACGTCATCGACCTGCACTCGTGCCCTTTCGTCAACCGTGCCGGCACCGTCGACCCGCTGATCTGCCACATGCACGCCGGCTTCATCAACAGCGTGATGGAATGCGCCTGCGGGCTCAGGGCCGAAGGCGAGCTGAGCCCCATGCGCGAGCCCGGCGTCTGCCAAATCTCGATCCGTGAAGGCGTGAATGCATGA